The DNA window ATTCTGTGTTTTAGTGAATCTATCAAACCATGCGGGTCGGGACTGATTTATTCCATATAAAAACTTTCTCAACATGTACACCAAGTTTCCATTAGCCTTATCCTTCATTCCAAGGATAATTTGCATATAAACTTCTTCTTGAGGAGAGGAATCGAGAGGTTAAGAGGAGCTTCCAAACCTAATACTTTCTAACCCGTGTTTCTTCATTTGTGATTGCTGAAAACCAAGGTTGAAGTGGCTGCTTAAACCTTGTAGAAGACCACACACCAAAAACCTTAAAAGAAATCAGTGAACTGAGACCCACATACGAGAAAAAATTACCTATGAAAAATAACTAGAGCTTGAATGCACGACTCAAGCAAGGGAATTGATGGTCATCATCAACGAATGACCCAAACAACCATGAACAGCCACAGACACGAATGAAATAAGGGTTAGAACAGAATGCCATGAATCAATCCATAACATGAACAAAAACATTGTGCAAACATAACCAGTGTGTGACTAGGTTGGTGACAAAAGGACGAGAAGTAGAAAGAATGCAATGAATGAACGGATTTGGTGGAGGCAAGCGAATACAATTTTCTTGTCCATCCAAGTAAATTCATAGGTGTAATTAGGCTAgtagtttaagaatattattatatacGGATTAGAAATTGTTACGGAATCTCTCTTTTCAttagtaatatttttgttctttagtTTTTAGGGTTGGCCTACATAGGCTAGGCTTGAATTTTAGTGTCAACCATGTCTAAGCATGTTCTGCTGTGTGCAAGTTGTGTATAACcctaattaatttctaataaatggAACGTTTTAGCATAAATGCTGGTGAAATCTTGCTTGCACTTTCTTCTGTTACGATTAActttgttctgttctgtttaTATGTCTGACATTTTCAAGAATTATTGCAGTTCATTAAGGTCATCTACCATCAATTGAAATTTGGATTAGAGAAAGATCATTCTAATGACAAGGGTCGATCATCAACAATTTTAGATGAATCGTGGTTTTCTGCTGATAGTTTCTTATATCATCTATGTAAGGTAAGGTAGTATCATGATCATTTTAAAACCCCTTGCTTACccaaaagttaaaagtttataGACGGGATTTATAATTCCTTATGCATATTCTTAACGTTCCTCCTCATTTGTGGGCTTGGAAATTAACACAAAGCTTAACAAGTGATCGCTAATGTTAATTGGTCAGAAAATGATTCAAACACGTAATCTCTTGTGCAAGCTAATTTATTCTatctatttaatattatatccATATTCTATCACACCTATCATTCatgtattttgaaattatcCTTATGTTACACTCACTCCAGTTATCTATGGTGAGTGAGTATTCAATTATTTGAGATCCATATATGTTACATTTTGATTCTCTGACTTGTTTATTGCAGGTTAATgctgaattaattttttttaatgggtgATGTTATTGAGATTTACATTTGCCTATTACCTAAAATATGATCAATATCATGCAGGATTTCTTCTCATTGGTGCTGGAGGCTCCAGTTGTTGATGGGGATCTTCTGACATGGGTATGTGCATCGAacttttttcatataattattcTGTTGTGGGTATGTGCATCGAgcatatttcatataatttttaccTGGTTGTTCTAACCATTTCCAAGATGCAGGTTTGAAATTTAACAAAATCTCAAAAGATTTTATGGGCATACTCCAAATTTTTATACGGTGGTATTATATTGTGAATTCAAGTGTTCAAGCCTACACGAATTTGGTATAGGCCCTCAGATTTATTCATGTTCTAGTACGTTTAAAGCCTcccaagaaaatgaaaatttccaTGTCCATCTTTAAGAACTTATAGGCAGTAAACTTTCTCCCCCACCAcctgtgttttctttttgtgcatTGGCCTGCTATGTCTTCTCTCTATGAATTATTACTCATGGATGAGGCAAGTTCATGGTTTCTTTTGGCTCTATGATTCCTCCAGGGAGTTGTAAATGGTTTTCTCAACCATATCCTCGTTTCTTGCCTGAGCACCagtttcttatttctttcttggCATCATCCAATTTAAGCGATGTTCTATCAAGTGCTTTAGATTCTTGAGGGCTCATTTTATAATGGAGAAGGTGAGGCAGTATTGTGCCAAGGATGAAGTCAATCTGGTGCGGCACGTTCCTCAAAGGATCAAAGATGGATATTTCGTAAGTAAACATTCCTCCTCGTTAGTATGAAATTGTTGGGTTGCAGGGACATGTCTCCTTTTACTACCAAACCCCATCTTCTCCTTGGGAGATGAACTGTTTCACTCATAGTACCGTGAATTTGTCCCCCCCTCcacccccccaaaaaaaaaagttctctGCTTTTTTCCGGATTCTTACTTCAGAGTCCTCATCTGATTTTCATCTGAGAACGGATTCAATATCGTTTCTTCCTTAGCCTTCAACCGATTCTTCTTATAGTCATCAATCTAGTACATCAGTTTTTCAGCTTTTGGTTCTGGATCTAATGAGTTGTGTCAACCATAGATGCTTTTGTACCTGGGTCAAGAAGGgtattttctttattgaagACATGGCCAACAAGCTGGTGATCCCCCCTTTTAATCTCATTTTCGTTGGTTCAAAAGTTCTTTGTGTGGATTTGCTTCATTATCCTGTGCAAATGAGTTTGGTCTATTCGATTATCAAAACGAAAATCTTATTTGAGTTGGTGTTTAGAATGTGCTGCTTGGCCTTCTTCTAGAGGTAGGAAATTGCTCAAAGTTCGAATGTTTTCGTAGGAGTTTGTTCAAGGACACATGTTCATCTTCAGTCAGGAGTGTTAGGGGACACCatgttctttttccttctagtATAGACTATGAATATCTTTATTCGACTCTTGAAGAGTGCTGGTCAATGATACTAGAGTTTTGGATGAAAGGATCATACAGTACAATCTTTGACATAGTTAAAGGTTTCATCGATTTCTGGCAAAGACGGTCCATCATTAGTTTTCCTTGGATTGCTGACATTTGCACCCttttatatttgatacatAGTCAAGGAAGATACATTTGATAGTCATAACTTTACGGTTTTTTGGTTGATTATTTTGAACAAAGAATTTATCCGTAGGGGAATAAGAGAAAAGATCATTGTATCTAGAAAGTGTTTTAGAAGTTTTTGTAAAGGAGTTGGAAAATTGAGGGTTTAAGAAGGCATCCTATTTATGAGGGAGGTAGCTGTTTCTTGAAAAACTACTAATGTTCAAAAGTACAAGCTTCCCCACTGGGGATATaaaatgaaagacaaaaagcaTAAAAAGCAGAATTAATTATCCcttgaaattatattattctctttgaatTTCTATGCTGGAGTTTTTGTACCTCTATCTACTACTTTGTAACTCCCATGgtgatttaataattatggaaAGTGCTTAATTAATGCACTAAATTCCTCCGCCACAGACAAGGAAACTCAAGGAACTGCTAGAGAACAGCCTGGACTGGAAATTCCAAAACAACGCTACAAGTGATGGAATTTCTTtcgatgaagatgatgaggTCAGTCAATGTTTACCTTGCtataatctctctctctctctctctcacataTATGCCTATTTACTTTTGCAGTTTGCTCCTGTAGTTGTAGATTAGAGGCTGGATGATTCTAAGTCGTCATGAGGTCTCaagttatatattttagtctataatgtttttttttctttttcttttttccccttcaatTTAGCTTCTTATGCTTTATGATGAACGTTAAAATTTGTGGATAATGGTGGGTTTGACACAAATCTAGAAGAGTACTTGGCTTTTACAAATCTAAACATTAAGGGTTATAATATTTATCTAGCCTAGAACCTTGCCTCACTGTTCTACTGAACTTCTAGAGATCCTTTTCTGTGATCTAGACCATACacaccaaaagaaagaaagaaagaaagaagaggacATTCTCATCCGTTAGAGAGAACAGTTAAATTAACTCCTAGGTTGTTTAATCAAACCTGAAATTCTGTGTACATATAGATGATACCTCTAGAATTCTTTTGCCATTTCTTACGGCCTTTAGTTAGTGCTTACGAGGGAGCCTCGATATATTTGTTTATCCACTTTGTTCTGGATGAATTGGGTTcatgaaattctattatattttggattctaaattttaaataaatggtttAGGCTCGAAGTGATAATTGTCTTTTTCgtttttagttttgatttttgaaatttatgcttGTTTTCtcccacaattttttttaccttagttttttttttaatttttttttttacatagaaaagtttgaatttttagcctaattctagaaagaaaaaaataaatagttagttttttaaaatattgataggAAGTgaataacaaaacattttatgaatttaattttcaaagattaaatagtttaatataTCTTTCTGTTTGTATAGGATGTTTTCTAGTTAGAGCTTTCATTCATAATCATAGCTCCAaagatatttgaattatttcaaACTAGTTGCAATTAgttgtttttcttccatttggaTGAAAACTTAATTTGTTTTGATCAGGTTGATTgtgagaaatttaaaattgtaaattacTTAACATAATTAAATCTCTTTGTGATAATTTAACTATATaaatggtaaaataaaaaagtttatgtacaaatttaattttagagcGTTTGTATGATACAAACAATAAAGAGACTCTACCACCGGTCTGTTGCTTGTCAAACACACTCTAACATCTAAGTTAAATAAGGTTTGTATTATCATAGCTAGAATTATGATTTAGGTAGCATTCATTGTATTTGAGCCTCTTTTTTATTGACATGGATTTGATCTAAGGTTTTCAGTTTACTCTACTAATGATGTTGTACTCAAGACCCTTAGGCTTCGAGTTAGAACCATTTGAGTCTTTTAGACTAATCAACTAGACCAAATAAGGGATTGACCATTTTGCTCGATAATTGAGCTTATAAACTTAGGTGCCCAACCCCAATTGGACCTTGGGTCACGAAAAGCCTAATGAGTTAGGGCCTATCTCGTGCCCTTAGGGCTACGATGGCCTTCACTTGCATTAGTGTTCATAGGTTTGACCACTTGTTCTCTTGCAACTCTCACAAATTTCCGTCTAGATTAGGGAACATTTGATTTTTACATATCTCATCTGGCTTCATTCGACTCCAAAGGAGCTTGTCATtggcaatatgatgatatTATCCCTTCCTATATTGTTTGCGTCTAAATCATTATATAGATGTTTTGGTGTTCTTTGCATCGACTAGAGGAAGTTTCTCCTACACCATATATAAAAAATCCTCAAGATTTGCATTATTTGTGGGCAACATTTCTCCTTGTTGCATTCCATTTAAACTATGATATCTTTTATTTGATCTTTCACAACCTTTTCGGGCTAAGTTGTAGCAACattattattctctttttccGCTAAGATTAGTATATTACGAAAAAAGAGGAACCTAGGTCAAAACATTAACTAGACAGAATAACTTACAATCTGAACCAAGCAAACCACGAGAAAAGATTTTGAGGGGTGAAGATCTAAACGATTCCAGTATTGAAGATGCTTTCGATTAGACAAAGTTATCAAATGATTCTTATTATTACATGAAATGCAGAAATGAGTATAGCTGAACGGCCTGTGAATtgaacttgaaaaagaaaaaatgccCAAAACCCCAATTCTAGTTTCATTTCTTCCTCTCAAGCATTTGTTTGAACCAATGAGCCGACATCTTAGGGTACCTCTTGAGGTCATTTTTGTAGTCAACATACACAATGCCAAATCTGGAAGTGTACCCTGATAGCCATTCAAAGTTATCTAGCAATGACCAAGCGAAGTAACCCGTTACATTGGCACCTTTGTCGATGgctcttttcatattttgcAAGTACGTCTTGAAGTACTCAATTCTCTCTAAATCGAAAAGTGCTTCGGGGAGTTGGATGTCGGGTGTATCTCTACCTGTcgatttcaaaaaaattgtcACAAAAAGTAAATCAAATGATTTCAATTATATACTCTTAAACTTTATAAAGTTTCTCGAAAAATTTTCGCCATCAAATTTATGAATAGAAAAAGTTGTAATGCTTATGTGTTGTTTAAATGAACCGATCTAAAGAATACATTAAGTACATTTGGAGATGCAAAAGCCTACCAAAATCATTTTGAAACAAACTTTACGAAACTTTTATACGCTAGGAGTATAACCCAAACCGacgtattttttataattgaatatGTACTCGATTCTTACCGTTCTCCGAAACAATAACATTAGGGTTTCCATAGCGCTCTTTGACGTACATCAAGACTTTGTACATTCCCCATGGAACTTGGTAGAGCCAAAAAGTATGGGACTGAAAATTGATCATAATAGTATAGCAAAACTTTAAGCACTTAATAAAAAAGGAGCAATTAAACAAAGCAAATTAGTAACTATTCATTCAAAATAATGGGTTACCCGTGGACCAATTGGTACTCCATTCTTCTCATCTGTTTGTGTAAACCAAAAGGTAGagagtgaaagaaaatgaaggaaattagTAGGGAAAGAACGCAAAATTTACTAATAAAGTAGAACGTTCGAAAATTTAAACCGACGCTTCTCTTAggagtgttaaaaaaaattcaatgacctaaaaaattcaatccaacccaattcaacctaACCTAAATGGTACGGTTATTAACTTATTTAGTTGGGTCGAGTTCAAATAAACGAAAACTTTACCAATTGAGTTGGTTTATGCACTTCTAAATTatctttgatttattattaattttaaaaaaatacatttttctttgtgATACTATATTAaaggtaattttaaaaatatatatatggtgaAATTGAACGTAATTTTGactaaatatttcaaaataaataaataaataaatgttttacgaattaacattttatttttattaaaaaaattaaataaacaactCAAACAACCGAACTCAAAAACTTTATGATCACGTTGGATTGGGATTAAAACGGTGTtacaattcaaataaaaaaaatgtttcaactcGACCCAAATGAACTCGAAAATGCTTCGAAGTGATGTTTTTTATGTTTCAAAAGTCTTAgtttttgagagagagagagagagaggatatTACAAGCAAAGCCAGCATGCCAATCATTCTGATAGCCAGGGGCAGGAGGATGAGGCGAATCTGGGTTGAACATATAGAAGCTGGTGTAATGGTTGATACCCAAAAAGTCTATGGATCCTTTCACCAAACCAACCTCTTCTTCACTGAACTTTGGTAGCCTTTCTTTCACTATTGCTTGCATTGTTCTTGGATATTTCCCATATGTAATTGGATGCAAAAACCTAAACCCAcatccaaaaaaacaaaaacttgttGAAAAATCACCTTTCAAACTCATCCCCAAACCTTAATTTCCTCAAATAATACCAGCCAAGGTGGAAATCTCTTGCTCTTTGTGCTGCATAATTGTCCTTTTTTCCCCTCGTTAGAGGCTCGTAGTGCACAAAATCCAATAGAATCCCTATTCGGCCTCCTTGTGCTTTCTGAAAATGGCTCGAGTCGAAATGAGTATAAACGGATTAATATGTCCCAAATCTTATGAGTCATGaaacttgtaattttataCTTGGTCAATTGATCTGTTAActctaaaattgaattttatgtgtAATAGAATCCTAAGGTTTCGATTTCATATATCGTACGAGAAAATACGTTTGGAGACGTAAGAACTTAAACGGCATAGAATCTAACAAAGTGATGTTGagttaaaaagttatttactTGGAAGTTGGTTCGATATGTATTCACAGCTGCAGCATGAGCGAGAATGATGTGGTGAGCTGCAATGTAAGGTTCAGTGCCGGAGTTTCCTTCCGTGCAATTTCCATACTCTTTAGAACACCTGCAAGGAGGGTTTATGCCAT is part of the Cucurbita pepo subsp. pepo cultivar mu-cu-16 chromosome LG03, ASM280686v2, whole genome shotgun sequence genome and encodes:
- the LOC111791808 gene encoding beta-glucosidase 44-like produces the protein MNTKLRCIFFFVFVFFNLSQIDSTDLSYGFDFSKIKFDTGGLSRDAFAKGFVFGTATSAYQVEGMANKEGRGQSIWDPFVKIPGNIAGNATGDVAIDQYHKYKEDVDIMKRMNFDAYRFSISWPRIFPNGTGEVNWKGVAYYNRLINYMIDQGITPYANLYHYDLPLALQERYGGLLGKQIVKDFANFAEFCFDHFGDRVKNWMTFNEPRVIAALGFDNGINPPCRCSKEYGNCTEGNSGTEPYIAAHHIILAHAAAVNTYRTNFQKAQGGRIGILLDFVHYEPLTRGKKDNYAAQRARDFHLGWFLHPITYGKYPRTMQAIVKERLPKFSEEEVGLVKGSIDFLGINHYTSFYMFNPDSPHPPAPGYQNDWHAGFAYEKNGVPIGPRSHTFWLYQVPWGMYKVLMYVKERYGNPNVIVSENGRDTPDIQLPEALFDLERIEYFKTYLQNMKRAIDKGANVTGYFAWSLLDNFEWLSGYTSRFGIVYVDYKNDLKRYPKMSAHWFKQMLERKK